The genomic DNA TTCTTAGTTTTGGAGAAGCTATTGCCAAAAGCAAGAGATCACCCGAAAAATTATTTGTTCTTCTGGATATGTACGAGATAATGAGAGAACTACAGTCAGAGGTATCATTAATTTTTTCTTGCAGCATAACCATTACAATATGAtgaattttctttttttgaaaCAGTGTCAGTTTATTCCTTTTATTTGTGATAATCATATGAATGAGAAGCACACCATGATTACTTTATGTTCTTTTTTGTTCTTAATCCATTCAATTCATGcataaattgcaactcaattggAAAAGGTTTAGGGTCAGATACAAGTTTATCTAAAACATTATTGTGAACATGCATTTATGTAGTTAACTGCTAAGATTTTTTTATGCATTAAAATGACAAAGTTACAGAGTGAAACAAAATATTTCCGTAGTGAGATTAACTAGCATTGCTTTATTGTCCATTTAACTATGCACTTTGATAAAAGTACAACATGCATTGTAGGGACAAATGCATATTGATTCACATGATTTTATAAGCTGACACTTAATCCTTCTCTCTCTCTGGGGGAATGTGGACAGATTGATTATCTCTTTGGAACAAAATCTTGCACGGAAATGCGGGAATCTGCTCAAAGTTTGACAAAGCGGCTAGCTCAGACAGCGCAAGAGacatttggggattttgaggaAGCAGTTGCGAAAGATGCCACCAAAACCGCAGTTCTTGATGGAACTGTCCATCCTTTGACTAGCTATGTGATAAATTATGTGAAGTTTCTATTCGAGTAAGTTGTATTTTTTCCACTTCCAACTGCTGCTGGATTTTAGTTGTTATTGCTGTATCACTGTATATTTGGATTGTGTGCTACAAGTAATATTTGCTTGGTCAATCACATTTGATTGTGGTTGTTGAGTGGTGCAGCTACAAAACAACACTGGAGCAACTCTTTCAAGAGTTTGAGGAGAGTGATACGGAAGCTCAGTTGAAGACTTTAACTACAAGGATAATGGATGCCCTACAGACTAACCTTGATGGGAAATCCAAGCAGTATAAGGACCCTGCACTGACACAACTATTTCTGATGAACAACATGCACTACATAGTGAGATCTGTGCGAAGGtgtgttttatgtttttactgtGTTTCGTTGGGATGATTCAAAAATAAACTCTTTAATATTTCATTGACAGGTCAGAAGCCAAGGATTTGTTGGGAGATGATTGGGTTCAAATCCACAGACGGATTGTTCAGCAGCATGCAAATCAGTATAAAAGGATTTCTTGGGCAAAGGTTCTGTTTGCCCCACTTATACTatgcattcatatagctaaaatAACATGCTAAGTGGTTCTCTTTTAGTCGTGCAGGTCCTTCAGTGTGTCACCATTCAAGGGGCTGCACCAACTGGTGGTGGTGGAATATTGGGAGGTGATTCCGGCAGTGGAATATCAAGAGCAATGGTAAAAGACAGGTTTAAGAATTTCAATGCCCAGTTTGAGGATCTTCATATGAGGCAGTGCCAATGGAATGTCCCAGACAGTGAATTGCGCGAGTCCTTGAGGCTTGCTGTTGCAGAAGTACTCTTGCCTGCCTATAGATCCTTCCATAAACGTTTCGGGCAAGTTctgtttataattttttttgtggcttcttttcttccttttcaccTCTCTCAATCTCATCATTTAACACTAACTCTGTTGTTTTGGTTTCTTGTGCTTGAATTAACAACACCACAGGCCTATGGCCGAGAGTGGGAAAAGCCCTTGCAAGTATATTAAATACAAGCCCGAGGACCTTGAACGAATGCTAAGTGAGTTCTTTGAAGGTAAGACGTGCGTCGAACAAAAGCGATAAAAAACAAAAAGGCAAATGCTGGTGAGAATCTGTTAAGAAATTTAGATACTGATGAAAtggagctttcaactaatcattGTAGAATGACGAGGTTGTGTGTATTTTTTTCTGCAAGGCTTGCTTTGTTCTTCTTGTGTCTTTTTCATCTGAGTGAGTTTTGTACAGTTCTGTGAAGGGGAGAGGGAAAAAATGAAACTGAGAGTTTGATTTCAAATTTCAATATTAAGTTAATAAATGTCCAGATAAATTAAAAAGGTTGTGCATCTTAGTCACAgatattctgttttttttttttttttgttcacatTCCAAGTGTTTTTTGGTGTAGCGTCATTAATGAAAAATGTAGTGATATATTATCACTAATTAACTGTGTACTTGGTAAAACttaatttagatttttttttatgaaaattaagtattgaatttatttttgttaGGTAAAGAGTAatgaaaatttaatatatttaaacttAGTTCAGTAACCCTTTGGTCGGCATGGGCATGTGATGTCTAATTCACACGCTTTTTGCTCAAACCAAATCTCTTCTCCTCAAAATCATTATTTAATCAATCCTATTAAAATTATTTCCAACACTCTCAATcattttcaaaaatgtaaaatttatagATGAAATGGGATGAGTTTTTCTGTACAATATAAGTTAAAAAGCGTCAACTATAGATGTTGTAATAGAAGTTCATGAAGCGGTCACAATGAAAAGCACCACTTGTGTACGCTTCCAATATGAGCGGCTCTCGGTTTTCTGCTTCTTGTGTGGCCAGTTGGGCCATGGGGAGAGCTTTTGCAGCGGACGTGCCCAGGATTGGGATGTGACATTGCGAGCAGGGCCTCGCCGGGGGCCAGTGGTGAATAGTTGTTGGTTACGTGGGGATCACAGGGTTCCTCTTGCTAATTTGGGGGTGAAGAATAAAGGGTTTGAGGATGTGGGGGAGGTTTTCACAAGTTCTACTTTTGTACAATATATTAGCCTTAATTTGGAAGTTGGCGGGTAGTTCAAATGTGGGGTTGATGGGTCAAAAGTTGAATGATCAGGGTGAGTTGAGCCGTGTCATGTTCTCAAAGCATAATTTGGAGGACCGACCTGGGGAGGTGGATGATGGTAAGAAGCGAGCTCGTGTGGCATTGGGAGCAACGTCTGCTTCTGACACAGTGGATTCGAGCGTTTTTGGCATCGATCATGTCATGTCTGTTGATCATCCTGTATCAGAAGATTGTGAGTTATGCCAGTCGGGCCCAATGAAGTTGTTATGCTAGAACGTCCGTGGATTGGGGAACCCGCATGCCGTTCAACGCTTTCAGTCAGTACTGAGAAAACATAATCCCACATAGTTTTTTTTCATAGAAACTAAATTAATATATCGTAAAATGGATGGTATTCATCGTAAGCTTGGCTTTTTAAATGGTATTGATGTTGGTTCTTTCGGATTTAGAGGTGGATTTTCGATTGGTTAGAAACTCGGGATTGATATTTGGTTGCGGTCTTACTTGCAGCAGTAAATTGATAAGGATGTGTTGACGATGATGGTGGGATGCCGTGGAGGTTTACTGGTTTTTATGGATCCCCAGACGAGAAGTCTCGATCGACATCTTGGGATCTTTTACGGCAGCTTTCTTCGCAGTCCACAGGACGGTGGTTGGTTGCAAGAGATTTTAATGAGATTGCATACTCGTTTGGGATATCCGGTGGGCAAGTCCAGGATGAGCGACAAATGGTAGCCTTCCGTCAAGTGTGGGATGATTGTAATCTTGCTGATACTGGGTACTATGGATCCTGGTTTACTTAGGACCGTCGGCTTCTTGCTGCTAATAATAAATGGGAAAGGCTTGATAGATGTTTGGCGTCGGCTGATTGGATTGATTTTTTTTCGCATTATGCAGTGAAACATTTGCCGCACAGTGTATCGGATCATTATCCTTTGTTGTTAAGTACTGCAGTTCAATCCAATGATTTTGTGGCACATCAGTGTCGATTTGAAAATTGTTGGGTCTTAGGATTCTTGTGAGGAGGTCAATCGAGCTAGTTGGAGTGGTAGTGTCGGTAGTTTGCCGGTTAAATTATCTCAATTGGGAGCTTATTTTCAAAATTGGTTGAAGAATACTAGGTTGAATTGGCGGCGGTTTACTACTACTTTGCAACAACGCTTGATAATTTGAATAGTTTGGATCCGGATGACTCTGTTTTAGGCAGGTGAAACTGGCTCTTAATCTTGAATCAGGTAAGCAAGAGTTGTATTGGGAGCAGAAGGCACATGCTAATTGGATGAAAAATGGTGACCGTAATATTGGTTTTCCATTCCTTTACAAGGGCTAGAAAGTGACGAAACAAAATTGATAGTCTTGTCAATACAATGGGAGTGGGGGCTAGGAACCAAGTGGAATTGGGGAAGGTTGCGCTGCGGGTGTGCAATTAATACTGAATTAATCGAtggaattaaattattttcagaatctaatttcatcatatcaattaagagtttttttaaatttcaattaacAATTAATTCGACtcgtaatttggtaaataattaaattaactaattaatcaaaattaataataataaaatattataagccTAATATATTTTATAAGTCTAATAAATTAAGTAAGCCCAAATTAAATAATAAGCTTAAAACTAATTGGATTTAtacaaattattataatttacttAAAATCATAATAGATTTATACATCTttaaactaaaaatatatataaaaagtgaaaaataaaagaaaggagccttaatttttttttctttccattgTCAAACTCAAAACAAAGTCTCGGTGGGCGCTACTTGACACTAGAGCATCTTTTATTCTTCTCGACTtcttcgaatatatatatattttttgcatTTTCAAACTTTTTTTGATTTCATCACTTAAGTCTTAGACATTCTTGTTTTTAACGCAGTGTTTGTTATGATGGTTTTAAATTAGTGTTGTTATTGTGTTATTTGTTGTTTTTGCTTacttttttaaaattagaaataaagaaaaataacatTGCAATGgtattttttatatttcaaacttatttgagcaaaacaaaaaaaaaaaatatgtaaatttttttattttgttaatagTTAAAACTTTTATGATTTTGGTTAATTCGATAATGATAATTCGGTTTGAATATTAATCGAATTGACCGTTTGATCACCCTTATGTgttgttatttttcaaaattatttacttCGTAGGGGtatgtgatttttcaaaattattttaccTTACAACTTTTAGTTTTGGGGGTGTTAATTAATTTAagagttaaatataaaattagtaccTAAACTTATCTATTTCTCCTAAATTgatatttatgaatttttttttctaaattaatacctaaactttttttCCGTCCACTATATTAGTAAAAAAAGCCTAATGTCGTTAGCTTTTTATTGACATGTCAACACTATCCAATCACACGTAGCCTCATGGCATCCTCTTgtacatctttttctttttctttttcatttccctcattttctccctttctttttttcttctttacttttctttttcctACCCTTGTCTTCTTCACTGTTCTTCATCTTCTAGTTTAAGGGACAACTGCAACAAAGAACCAACGCTAGATTCTTGGGTTTTTTTTTCTTGACTTTTTaagaaaaaatattaattttcggTATTTCAAGTtctgggttttcaacattttactttgaatgaggtttttttttttttttaaaaatccccTCCCAAATTTTTTCCTTTTCATGGTTCTCTTTAAATGGGTGTTAAATTGTGCTTTAGCTAGTAATCGTAAACACAGTGGTAGTAAACATCGCTCCTTACAAACGGTGCAACATAGTTCATCGTCGATATGGGTTTCGTTTATTTCCACCATCGACATTGCTTTCATAGCCGCTTTTGACGTCGGCGGTTGGTCATTTTGTCCTCATTTCGAAAGGGAACAGTAAGCTGGAAATTCACCGCGTCGGTAGAACAAAGATACGGCTAAGAGATTAGAGGTTGAGAGGGtttagtattttattttgctTAATAATTGGTTTAGTTAGAAGAGTAATATGATTTATTTAgtttttaaagttaataataaaattaagtgaTAATGGCTGAGAAACGGTTTAAAAACAAgagaaaatgaaggaaatgaaaaagaaaagaaaaagaaaaagtgtaCAAGAGGATGTCAAATGGCGgcaagcccatttttgtaatttttgaggCTCTAGGAGAAGGggccctttaaaaaaaaaattatagaatgTAATATAATAAAAGCTTAAAAGTTTAGGGGGCTCTAAGAGATGAAGCCTTTTAttgtgaaaatttaaaaattttagacatttaattaatttattttagtctGACATTTTTCCCATATTAAAACTGATAGCATTAGGCTAATGTATTAATATAGTAGACAGAAAAAAATTTGGATACCAACTTGagacaaaaaaaaatcataagtaCCAATTTGGGAGAAGTGGAGAAGTTTGGttaccaattttatatttaacctttaatttaATTGTAATTTTAGGTTgtaagttatttattttaattagattATTTGGGTAATTGGATTTATGTTTGAGTTTAGTTGGGATAGGTGTATATTGGATATAGCTTATTTGATATGTAATTATTAGAGGTTGAGTATAGCTATGAGTTAAAAAGAAATCGATTTATTctggaaattaaaataaaaataaattataaaattgaataattatatcgAAAAAGCAATTGAGTTAACCTATTTTTGACATATCTCTCTacataattcaaacataaataGGTTTTTATGATGGGTACAAAGTAATAGATGTTTCAGAAGAAGTTTGAAGGGAGTAGGAATGAAATGAGATGATTGTCTGTCGGTTACCAAATTGAGGTttatatgaaaatgaaaataaaattatgaagTTAAAAATAGGTTTGTATCCAAAATATAAGACACGCTCCCCACTCGTTTTTAAGGTTCACTTCTTTAACCTTTTCTCTCTCTATTTTACGTGAGAGAGAAAAACAAAGATTGCAACCCAAAAAAGAGAATGGCATCTGATCATGTAGGAAAACCAAATGAGCAGACGACAGATAAAAATACAACACCCACATCatcacaacaacaacaacaacaaggaCCTCCAATCCAATGGCCGCCACAAAGTCATCCTCCGCAGGTCTGTTATCCTCCAGCAATTGTGCCTCCCAATGCCCAATTCCATGGCTACAATGCACTTCCTCCCCGCGGCGGATACGGCCCTTACCCTTACCCTTACCCTTACCCGCCACCGGGGCCATATTATGGACAGGGTTACATACAATCAGAGCACCGTCATCGTTGTTCGGGAGCTTGTCGTTGCTTTTTGGTATTTTTGATTCTGGTAATTGTGATTTTGCTGCTAACAAAGCTGATCATCTGGGCAACTCTTCTGCCACGATTCCCAGTTTTCCACGTAGAGAACATGCATGTCACAAATTTCAATACCGACGCAAATCCTTTCACGGCAAGGTGGGAGACGGAGATTAGAATTGAAAACCCCAACACTAAATTGTATCTTTATGTGGATGGAATGGAGGTTTTTATGAATTACAACGACAAATACGACGTGGggtttacttggatcaaccccaTGTTCATGGAAAGCAAGAACAAAACCTCGATGCAAGTTGTGATTAACACAGGGGAGTCGGCTCATCACGCCGTCCCCATTTGGATAGCCCAAGACATGGGCAAAGATCAAAAGAATGGGGGCGTCAATTTTGTGTTGAAAATTAAGGTCTGGGCCACCTTGAAAAGTGGGATGTGGTTGTGGTTCAGGAGGAGCTTGATACTCAATGTTGAATGTGATGATTTGAAGGTTAATTTCGGGAATTCCTCAAGGGAAGGAACTTTGGAATATATTAAAGACCGTGAAGATTGCTATGTTAGCACCTGAATGAATCCTCTAttcttttacttttaaatttatatgCAATACATCCTTTCCTGCATCTATGAAGTGGGTTGCTTTGGGATAGTTATGTTAATAGACTAGTATCTTGCtcattcaatttcatgtttttgtATCAACAAGACCTGCAAAAtgtcatatgatttttaagagaTGTAACTTTCCTTTTtctctgcttttttttttttttgggggagggGTGCATGGGGTGATTATGTTTTCATTTTCCTcctatttcaatttctattttattaGAAATAGTTACAataccttctttttttttcttttctctaccCAACCAAGGTCATGAAGGAAGTTGGTCCATCCAAGAAGGAATGCCACCTTCATTTCCTCTTCTCTTCAACTAATCACTGcaatttttttcaattattgTTTATTTTTGTATATTCAACATTTTCTCTTTCGCTGGGTAAATCTTTTTAATGCCACGATTTAAGAAGTTGTTGAGGTTTAATATAAAAGGAAgagaaataaataaaacttattcaattttaatataaattaaactaatTTAAAAACTCTTAAAACTTCTTAAATTCCAATGACAACTTCTTAGTAAAATAATAGACAAAATGAAATTTCACTACCCATATTTAGTTAaaaacttaatttaattttagagTCCATATTGATTTttcttaatttataaaatattgaaatgaaactattataaaaaaaaaggaaattcaaAGACTTAGTATGTATGTACAAAGATAAATTACAACttcaattttttaaattgaaaatgtaGTATAATTATTAGAGATAAATGATATGGTTTATTTGGACATGAAATgtaataataaaattagaataatttaatgctaataatttcaattttttattagtAATTTTTTAGATGCCATTTAATTGAATATGTTTAATTATTGGATGCtataacttaaattttaattgatacatagtattaattaagtgataattacaATGCTTATAATTTTATTCGAGTAATAACTCTATTTTACATCAATTAAGTtagcataattttttttaaagtgagCACAACTTTTTTACttcaaaattttaacaaataattataaattaaattataattatcataattgttttatatattttatgctTAGAGTTATATTTTCAAGtaataactctattttaaaattagcacaatttcttttaactaataattttaaaataaattatatttaattttaaaactaatttaaaataCGATAAACAATAAAAAGTATTCTTATCAATTCAAAAATTTCTTCAAGCTCatacctttatatatatattatagataatGACATTCATATTGTATATTTTTCTTattctatatattttaatattataattctctattataattattttattaaattccaATTTTGGAAAATTCTTTCTTAAAGTATTTGTCTAAGTGATGCAATTATATTTAAtactttttaatatattaattctAAAATATCATTCTTTTAAAAACTTTGATAGATATATATGGGATTTTCATTCTTCATTTAGGTAGATGTGATTAAACTTAAGTTcagataaatttaaataaaatttacacaTAGAGTGAAAATTAAACTTGATTACTTAAAATTGCAAATCCCCAAACTTACTAATACAAATAAAACTTCATTGACTTCGTTTATCAAATCCTACATATGACTTTCTTTCCCAAAAAATAAATCCTTTTCTTCCCTTTAAATTCTCATTTTCCATCTTTTCCTCTACTTTTGTAGCTTGGATTTTTCTGCAGCCAAGATAATTCCCTATTAATCAAGAGTTCCCTCCTTCCTCTTTCCCTTTTTCTATTTCCTTAATTTTTCAGCTTAAGCCATCAATTTTTTGATGATGGGGGCAAGCTGTTTTCTTCATAGTTAACAGTCTAATAGGACGTGTATTACACGCTCtgaaatgttgattatatgacaAATAatcaaaatagtaaaaataaaataaatctaaaaattatatataaattttaatttaatgtgtaatttgatAATCAATTTTATTTTAGTAGAGGCTATAGCATAATTCTTCATGTTCCCCTAGAAATATCATAAGAGAAGAAAGTAAAAAAGAAGTATAATACGCCTGGTTCACGAGGTTCTACCACTTTCGTTATAGGCCCAATCATAGTCAATAGAAGAGTTTGATCCTATATAAAATAAAGAATTGCAGTAACAGCTTAATCAGCAACTTTGGTACCGACATCCACTTTTTTTTGTTCTATACTCTCCACTTGATGTGGAAGTACAATTATACACAAAACTTTGATTGTGAAACTTTAGCTGTGATTCAAATGTATACATGtaaatttaatttgattcaattatacatatttatataaataaattattcaatttgttgtgtctttaatataattatttctatatgcaatatagaaatataaaactatattatatcaataattgtgttaataatttatgagaattaaatcaaatcaaatttttatatataaaattgcacaaaatcaaaaTGTATGTATACTGTAATCAGCCAAAATTGTTCGGCCCAAGACCCATAAACAATAAACAAAAAAGAGACCAAAACAGTCCAATTTTTAAGccgaaaatacaaaaaaatagaaaACTAAACCACTACCCAAACCCTAAACCCATCAGACCTAAACCCAAAACAAACCCCAACCCCAACCCTTTCTTGCGTCGTTCTAGCAGGCCACCTCCCTCGCGCGCCGAACGCCATCACCCCGCAACGTGCGCCACTCCACCACA from Gossypium arboreum isolate Shixiya-1 chromosome 9, ASM2569848v2, whole genome shotgun sequence includes the following:
- the LOC108454813 gene encoding exocyst complex component EXO70A1, producing MGVPQAMAALRDKAALVRESLQKSQTITESMVSILGSFDHRLSSLETAMRPTQIRTHSIRRAHENIDKTLKAAEAILGRFDLTRKAEAKILRGPHEDLESYLEAIDQLRSNLQYFTTHKCFKSTSGIITHANNLLTKAISKLEDEFRNLLTNYSKVVEPDRLFDGLPDSLRPSATSPGKRNDSKKDSDNQKNSENAVYTPPTLIPPRVLPLLHNLAQQMVQAGHQQQLFRIYRDTRASVLEQSLRKLGVERLSKDDVQKMQWEVLEAKIGNWIHYMRIAVKLLFAGEKKICDQILAGIDSLRDQCYAEITANSVSVLLSFGEAIAKSKRSPEKLFVLLDMYEIMRELQSEIDYLFGTKSCTEMRESAQSLTKRLAQTAQETFGDFEEAVAKDATKTAVLDGTVHPLTSYVINYVKFLFDYKTTLEQLFQEFEESDTEAQLKTLTTRIMDALQTNLDGKSKQYKDPALTQLFLMNNMHYIVRSVRRSEAKDLLGDDWVQIHRRIVQQHANQYKRISWAKVLQCVTIQGAAPTGGGGILGGDSGSGISRAMVKDRFKNFNAQFEDLHMRQCQWNVPDSELRESLRLAVAEVLLPAYRSFHKRFGPMAESGKSPCKYIKYKPEDLERMLSEFFEGKTCVEQKR
- the LOC108455523 gene encoding uncharacterized protein LOC108455523, which codes for MASDHVGKPNEQTTDKNTTPTSSQQQQQQGPPIQWPPQSHPPQVCYPPAIVPPNAQFHGYNALPPRGGYGPYPYPYPYPPPGPYYGQGYIQSEHRHRCSGACRCFLVFLILVIVILLLTKLIIWATLLPRFPVFHVENMHVTNFNTDANPFTARWETEIRIENPNTKLYLYVDGMEVFMNYNDKYDVGFTWINPMFMESKNKTSMQVVINTGESAHHAVPIWIAQDMGKDQKNGGVNFVLKIKVWATLKSGMWLWFRRSLILNVECDDLKVNFGNSSREGTLEYIKDREDCYVST